Proteins found in one Phoenicibacter congonensis genomic segment:
- a CDS encoding NAD(P)/FAD-dependent oxidoreductase — translation MSKNIAIIGSGPAGIVAAISASLHSKHDGNIFLFESLKDVCKTILATGNGRCNFSNVVLDIDRFNNPHFVNEFRRFSDLGEDVVSILESFGLEWMVNDAGLMFPLSNKASSVRDVLVGALGKSDVKVVADRQISFISELCDFDAVIIATGHRACTDLLSGIKCFPMRRVLCPIKTRENVSVADNVRSRVNLKVIRTLKEANKSAVFCDSAKDKDFEQLVFEEDGEVQFRKYGISGIVTFNASRYVLSGDKLVLDFASPIVADDIKNHLQARYEKCSGDVDLFFKGFLHENLARLIKTRIKKQDSFEEVFNLVTSFELTVDEVFKDEKLSQVSRGGIDVNYVSPSTLEVMPLEKVVNHKIFACGEVLDIDGPCGGYNLTWCFESGWRAGKSTAQLV, via the coding sequence ATGTCAAAGAATATTGCCATAATTGGCTCTGGTCCAGCAGGAATTGTCGCGGCAATTTCTGCTTCTTTGCATTCTAAACATGACGGTAATATTTTTTTATTTGAGTCATTAAAAGATGTTTGCAAAACTATTTTGGCAACTGGCAATGGGCGCTGCAACTTCTCTAATGTTGTTCTAGATATTGATCGTTTCAACAACCCGCATTTTGTTAATGAATTCAGAAGATTTAGCGACCTTGGAGAAGACGTTGTTTCGATACTTGAATCATTTGGGCTTGAATGGATGGTTAATGATGCTGGCTTGATGTTCCCGCTTTCGAACAAAGCTAGCAGCGTTAGAGATGTTTTAGTCGGGGCGCTTGGCAAATCAGATGTAAAAGTTGTCGCAGATAGGCAAATTTCTTTCATCAGTGAACTTTGCGATTTTGATGCAGTGATAATTGCAACAGGGCACAGAGCTTGTACTGATCTTTTATCAGGCATTAAATGTTTTCCAATGAGGCGAGTTTTGTGCCCGATAAAAACTAGGGAAAATGTTTCAGTTGCAGATAATGTTCGTTCTCGCGTAAACCTCAAAGTTATTCGCACTTTAAAAGAAGCAAACAAAAGCGCTGTTTTTTGTGATTCTGCCAAGGATAAAGATTTCGAACAGTTAGTTTTTGAAGAAGATGGGGAAGTCCAATTTAGAAAATATGGTATTTCTGGCATAGTAACTTTTAATGCCTCTCGTTATGTTTTATCAGGTGATAAGCTTGTTCTAGATTTTGCTTCGCCTATTGTGGCCGATGACATTAAAAACCATTTGCAGGCGCGTTATGAAAAATGTAGCGGAGATGTTGATTTATTCTTCAAGGGTTTTCTGCATGAAAATTTAGCAAGATTAATCAAGACCAGGATCAAAAAACAGGATTCTTTTGAAGAAGTTTTTAATTTAGTCACCTCGTTTGAGCTTACCGTTGATGAAGTTTTTAAGGATGAGAAGTTAAGTCAAGTTTCGCGCGGCGGAATAGATGTTAATTATGTTTCACCTTCTACTCTTGAAGTAATGCCTTTAGAGAAAGTTGTTAATCATAAGATTTTCGCTTGTGGGGAAGTGCTAGACATTGATGGGCCTTGTGGTGGATATAACCTCACGTGGTGTTTTGAAAGTGGTTGGAGAGCAGGCAAATCGACAGCTCAGCTCGTCTAG
- a CDS encoding glutathione S-transferase N-terminal domain-containing protein, with translation MKLENCVLYYREGCPFCQRVLRFMNKSGIECEMKSTDEETNALELEKIGGKKQVPCLVIDGEAMYESMDIIQFMNSKL, from the coding sequence ATGAAACTCGAAAATTGTGTTCTCTACTATCGTGAAGGCTGTCCATTCTGTCAGCGCGTTCTTCGTTTCATGAACAAATCAGGCATTGAGTGTGAAATGAAAAGCACCGACGAAGAAACTAACGCTTTAGAGCTCGAGAAAATTGGCGGCAAAAAGCAAGTCCCTTGTCTTGTTATTGATGGTGAAGCAATGTATGAGTCAATGGACATCATTCAATTTATGAATTCTAAACTTTAA
- a CDS encoding sodium:alanine symporter family protein, with product MDGLVAIINSIDGFVWGPPMIIILLGTHLYLTVRTGGIQRKLFTAIKMSITKEDVGAKGDISQFAALCTTLAGTIGTGAIVGVGTAILAGGPGAVFWMWLTGVFGIATKYCEVYMAVKFRKRDENGNIMGGTMVVFKEAFKTALGEIPSWAKFGAGAFAFFCALATLGTGDAVQSQAITSILTSNIPGLENWMVGLVITVVVALVVVGGIKNISRVCELLVPFMALAYALGCIAILIMNVDVLWPALQMIVVAAFDPSAAFGGALGSGIIVAMQYGCARGLFSNESGLGTAPIVSSAAQTKNPARQSLISMTGTFWSTVVMCLLTGIVITSSMIKYPDIISNVTSNNITAGAQLTNAAFNEIPFLGAPLLSLGIVTFALSTILGWYYYGDRCVSYLFGRKALPVYQVLYLAACMLGAIGVGDVAWAVSDIANALMAIPNLIAVLALSGLVAKETKHFVWDGNLDEEDLTLT from the coding sequence ATGGACGGATTAGTAGCGATTATTAACAGTATTGATGGTTTTGTGTGGGGACCGCCGATGATTATCATTTTGCTTGGAACTCACCTTTATTTAACGGTGAGAACAGGCGGAATTCAGAGAAAGCTTTTCACTGCAATTAAAATGAGCATTACTAAAGAAGATGTGGGAGCAAAAGGTGACATTTCTCAGTTTGCAGCCCTTTGCACTACTTTGGCTGGAACTATTGGCACTGGCGCCATTGTTGGCGTTGGAACGGCTATTCTTGCTGGTGGACCTGGTGCCGTCTTTTGGATGTGGCTCACTGGTGTTTTTGGAATTGCCACTAAATATTGTGAAGTCTACATGGCTGTAAAGTTTAGAAAGCGAGATGAGAATGGAAACATCATGGGTGGCACCATGGTTGTTTTTAAAGAAGCATTCAAGACTGCTTTGGGCGAGATTCCTTCGTGGGCAAAATTTGGAGCTGGTGCGTTTGCTTTTTTCTGTGCACTTGCAACGCTTGGGACAGGCGATGCTGTTCAGTCGCAGGCTATCACATCAATTCTCACTTCTAACATCCCTGGTCTTGAGAATTGGATGGTTGGGTTAGTTATTACAGTTGTTGTGGCACTAGTTGTTGTTGGAGGCATTAAAAACATTTCTCGAGTTTGTGAGTTGTTAGTTCCATTCATGGCTCTTGCATATGCGCTGGGATGCATTGCAATTTTGATTATGAATGTTGATGTTTTGTGGCCAGCTCTACAAATGATCGTTGTTGCTGCCTTTGATCCTAGTGCTGCGTTCGGTGGAGCTCTTGGTTCAGGAATTATTGTTGCAATGCAATATGGATGCGCACGTGGTCTTTTCTCTAATGAGTCGGGACTTGGTACAGCACCAATCGTTTCATCTGCTGCTCAAACAAAAAATCCTGCTAGACAATCTTTGATTTCGATGACAGGCACATTTTGGTCAACTGTTGTTATGTGCCTTTTAACTGGCATTGTAATAACAAGCTCTATGATTAAATATCCTGACATTATTTCAAACGTTACTTCTAACAACATAACTGCAGGGGCGCAACTCACGAATGCTGCATTCAATGAAATACCTTTTCTTGGTGCTCCGCTGCTTTCGCTTGGAATTGTAACGTTTGCTCTTTCGACAATTCTTGGTTGGTATTACTATGGAGACAGATGCGTTTCATATCTGTTTGGGCGCAAAGCCTTGCCTGTCTATCAAGTGCTCTACCTTGCAGCTTGCATGCTTGGTGCCATTGGAGTGGGCGATGTTGCTTGGGCAGTTTCAGATATTGCAAACGCATTGATGGCTATTCCAAACCTGATTGCAGTGTTGGCATTGAGTGGCCTTGTTGCAAAAGAAACTAAGCATTTTGTTTGGGATGGCAACCTTGATGAGGAAGATTTAACTTTGACCTAA
- a CDS encoding diacylglycerol kinase family protein, giving the protein MEFRDNKKITVIANPTSQNGEAKAVAEFVNSQLKLRGFDVSFHFTSCRGDAERLVFSFSSESDIVLAVGGDGLVHEIVNALMKLKKQDRSSFALIPAGTGNDYARSLKMSLKPKDALEQLMKTRQTKADLGVCNGEYFAQTLSFGLDAAIALGTIERRIKTGKTGTRVFFEEGLYQLKNHLDLIPFSCNYLDNQGEPHSFTGQTYMLATQVGKTYGGGFEICPNAEINNGLFDVCYVTPNLSFLSALGLFLLAKNGHHTQFKNIKSFQAKEMHISISGDQKIQIDGEPLSSSCLDLTLACGAINVYKNA; this is encoded by the coding sequence ATGGAATTTCGGGATAACAAAAAAATTACTGTCATTGCAAACCCCACTTCTCAAAACGGGGAGGCTAAAGCTGTTGCTGAGTTTGTGAATAGTCAACTAAAACTCCGTGGATTTGATGTTAGTTTTCATTTTACGAGTTGCAGAGGCGATGCAGAAAGGCTAGTTTTTAGCTTCTCTTCTGAGTCCGATATAGTTTTGGCTGTGGGCGGCGATGGTCTCGTTCATGAAATTGTAAACGCTTTAATGAAACTCAAAAAACAAGATCGCTCGAGTTTTGCGTTAATACCTGCTGGAACAGGCAACGATTATGCAAGAAGTTTGAAAATGTCGCTAAAGCCAAAAGATGCTTTAGAGCAGCTAATGAAAACTAGGCAAACTAAGGCAGATCTTGGAGTTTGTAATGGCGAATATTTCGCTCAAACATTGTCATTTGGTCTTGATGCTGCAATTGCATTGGGCACAATTGAACGAAGAATTAAAACAGGCAAAACTGGCACGAGAGTCTTTTTCGAAGAGGGGCTATATCAGCTAAAAAACCACTTGGATTTAATTCCATTTTCATGCAATTATCTAGACAATCAAGGTGAGCCACACAGTTTTACTGGTCAAACATACATGTTAGCCACACAGGTTGGAAAAACATATGGAGGCGGATTTGAGATTTGCCCAAATGCTGAAATAAACAATGGGCTTTTTGATGTTTGTTATGTGACACCAAATCTTTCTTTTTTATCTGCCCTAGGCCTATTTTTACTTGCAAAAAACGGACACCACACTCAGTTTAAAAACATCAAATCTTTTCAAGCAAAAGAGATGCATATATCAATTTCTGGTGATCAAAAAATTCAAATTGACGGTGAGCCACTTTCTTCTTCGTGTCTTGATTTAACGCTAGCTTGCGGGGCAATTAACGTTTATAAAAACGCCTAA
- a CDS encoding energy-coupling factor ABC transporter ATP-binding protein: MKNTLEIKNITCSYAKKPVVENFSLKLKEGEHIALTGENGRGKTTVLKTAAGLLRPDEGSVRIFGIEINNDSKQESSKRYLPKLSFVFQNPSLQIIGSTPFEDLIFGLKNLNIKRKEAETRAEKQLIDLEITHLKNVASFSLSGGEAQLVAFAGAIITRPKLLFLDEPTSMLDEEHKIKITNSIDCLKQEGTAILSVSHDAHLLNCADEVICL, translated from the coding sequence ATGAAAAACACTCTTGAGATAAAAAACATTACTTGCTCCTATGCAAAAAAACCAGTTGTAGAAAACTTCTCACTAAAACTAAAAGAAGGCGAACACATTGCTTTAACAGGCGAAAATGGTCGCGGAAAAACAACAGTTTTAAAAACCGCAGCAGGCTTGTTAAGGCCAGATGAAGGCTCGGTGAGAATCTTTGGAATTGAAATTAACAATGATTCCAAGCAAGAGAGCTCAAAAAGATATTTGCCAAAGCTATCTTTTGTTTTCCAGAACCCAAGCCTTCAAATAATTGGTTCAACACCCTTTGAAGATCTGATTTTTGGATTAAAAAACTTAAACATAAAAAGAAAAGAAGCTGAAACCAGAGCAGAAAAACAACTCATAGACCTTGAAATTACACACTTAAAAAACGTTGCATCGTTTTCACTCTCAGGCGGCGAAGCTCAATTAGTCGCGTTCGCAGGAGCAATTATCACACGACCAAAGCTATTGTTTCTTGACGAGCCAACGTCAATGCTTGACGAGGAGCACAAAATCAAAATCACTAATTCAATAGATTGTTTAAAACAAGAAGGCACTGCAATTTTGAGCGTGTCCCATGACGCACATTTACTAAACTGCGCTGATGAGGTTATCTGTCTTTAA
- the upp gene encoding uracil phosphoribosyltransferase, giving the protein MPRKVMIMDHPLIAHKLSILRNKNTPSNQFRTLINEISELMIFEATRDLETEEVEVETPCGIAKCRQLAGKKLAFVPILRAGIGMLDGALTLVPAARVGHIGLYRDEKTLEPHEYYCKLPHDIEEREVFVVDPMLATGGSACDAIKLIKQRKPKKISFLCTVAAPSGLERLKEEHPDVDIYCAALDERLNENGYIVPGLGDAGDRIFGTL; this is encoded by the coding sequence ATGCCCAGAAAAGTTATGATTATGGACCATCCTCTCATCGCGCATAAATTGAGCATTTTGCGCAATAAAAACACGCCTTCAAACCAATTCAGAACGCTGATTAATGAAATTTCAGAATTGATGATTTTTGAAGCCACCCGTGATTTAGAAACAGAAGAAGTCGAGGTTGAAACACCTTGCGGCATTGCTAAATGCCGCCAGCTTGCAGGGAAAAAGCTTGCTTTTGTCCCAATACTTAGGGCAGGAATCGGTATGCTAGATGGGGCATTGACACTTGTTCCCGCAGCACGCGTTGGCCACATTGGTCTATATCGCGATGAAAAAACACTAGAGCCACATGAATATTACTGCAAACTACCACACGACATAGAAGAGCGCGAGGTTTTTGTTGTAGACCCAATGCTTGCAACTGGTGGCAGCGCATGTGATGCAATAAAGCTCATAAAGCAAAGAAAACCTAAAAAGATTTCCTTTCTTTGCACTGTAGCAGCCCCATCAGGCCTTGAAAGACTGAAAGAAGAGCATCCTGACGTTGACATCTATTGCGCTGCCCTAGATGAACGCCTAAATGAAAACGGCTACATCGTTCCAGGTCTTGGAGATGCAGGCGACAGAATTTTTGGAACACTATAA
- a CDS encoding uracil-xanthine permease family protein produces the protein MSDKPKVGVNEIRDARELGMPKMVTLGFQHMFAMFGATVTVPLLTGLSVSTTLLCAGLATILFHVLTKRKVPAFLGSSFAFLAGYAAIAPMIDGQPNTEMLPYACLGVAFAGILYLVLAACIKIAGIKRIMKFFPPVVTGPIIMAIGLSLSPSAIANCSSNWCLAVVALVLVIIANVFGKGMIKIIPILIGIIGSYLVAVIAGNVLGIESFAIDFTNVEQAAWIGLPIEWSHTVFGGVHDSGIAIGAIIAIMPIALATMMEHIGDISAISATCNRNFLTDPGLHRTLLGDGLGTILASLFGGPANTTYGENTGVLALSRVYDPRVVRIAAYFAIAMSFCPKFAALITSIPMSIVGGISFVLYGMISAIGVRNVVEAKVDFSKTRNTLIAGVILVVALGLTGGITIVVGEISITLTALAIASIAGIVLNVIFPEKDFSPENAFESVTDSKQINFDE, from the coding sequence ATGTCAGACAAACCAAAAGTTGGAGTCAATGAAATTCGAGACGCTCGCGAACTTGGAATGCCTAAGATGGTTACTCTTGGCTTCCAGCACATGTTTGCAATGTTTGGCGCCACAGTAACAGTTCCTCTTTTAACAGGATTAAGCGTTTCAACAACTCTTCTTTGTGCAGGCCTAGCGACAATCCTCTTCCACGTTTTAACTAAACGGAAAGTACCTGCTTTTCTTGGTTCATCATTTGCATTTCTTGCAGGATATGCAGCAATAGCTCCAATGATTGATGGACAACCAAACACCGAAATGCTTCCATATGCATGCCTAGGCGTCGCATTCGCAGGCATTCTCTATTTGGTTCTAGCTGCTTGTATTAAAATTGCAGGCATCAAAAGAATCATGAAATTCTTCCCTCCGGTAGTTACCGGCCCCATCATCATGGCCATTGGATTATCTTTATCCCCTTCCGCTATAGCTAATTGCTCATCAAACTGGTGTCTAGCCGTGGTTGCCCTCGTGTTAGTAATCATTGCTAACGTTTTCGGAAAAGGAATGATAAAAATTATTCCTATCCTCATTGGAATCATTGGTTCCTATCTCGTTGCAGTAATTGCTGGTAATGTCCTGGGGATTGAAAGCTTTGCAATTGACTTTACAAATGTTGAACAAGCTGCATGGATTGGTCTTCCGATTGAGTGGTCACACACCGTATTCGGTGGTGTTCATGATTCAGGAATAGCAATTGGCGCTATCATCGCAATTATGCCAATCGCTCTAGCTACCATGATGGAACACATCGGTGACATCAGCGCAATTTCAGCAACTTGCAACAGAAACTTCCTAACTGACCCTGGTCTTCACAGAACACTTCTTGGTGACGGACTAGGAACAATTCTTGCATCTCTCTTCGGAGGACCAGCTAACACTACATATGGTGAGAACACTGGCGTGCTTGCGCTATCAAGAGTATACGATCCAAGAGTTGTTCGCATTGCTGCCTACTTCGCAATTGCAATGTCTTTTTGTCCAAAATTTGCAGCTCTCATCACATCAATCCCGATGTCAATCGTTGGCGGCATTTCATTTGTTCTCTACGGAATGATTTCAGCTATTGGCGTTAGAAATGTTGTAGAAGCAAAAGTAGACTTCTCAAAGACAAGAAATACGCTCATTGCAGGTGTTATTCTTGTTGTCGCACTTGGTCTCACGGGCGGCATCACAATTGTTGTTGGCGAAATATCAATTACTTTAACAGCTCTTGCGATTGCCTCAATTGCTGGCATTGTTTTAAATGTGATCTTCCCAGAAAAAGACTTTAGTCCAGAAAACGCATTTGAATCAGTGACCGATTCAAAACAAATAAATTTTGACGAATAA
- a CDS encoding manganese efflux pump MntP family protein: MIAEILLISVSLAMDAFAVSIGKGLTTHKNTLKVALVCGVWFGAFQAIMPVVGFALGSTVSAFIQQFSGPIALMLLAFVGINMIREAVSNKDEEITNSLDAKEMFMLAIATSIDALVVGISYVALQVNIIIASAIIGVITFIICFAGALIGNRIGSKWEIPSAIAGGIVLIIIGLKVCLVG; the protein is encoded by the coding sequence TTGATTGCTGAAATCCTCTTGATTTCGGTGTCCCTTGCAATGGATGCTTTTGCAGTGTCCATTGGCAAGGGCCTCACTACTCACAAGAACACACTAAAAGTAGCACTAGTTTGTGGGGTGTGGTTTGGTGCATTTCAGGCCATTATGCCAGTCGTAGGATTTGCTCTTGGGAGCACTGTCTCTGCGTTCATACAACAGTTTTCAGGGCCCATAGCATTGATGTTACTTGCTTTTGTTGGCATCAACATGATTCGCGAAGCAGTTTCAAATAAAGACGAAGAAATCACTAATTCTCTTGACGCAAAAGAAATGTTTATGCTTGCGATTGCCACTAGCATAGATGCCCTGGTTGTCGGAATCAGCTATGTTGCGCTTCAGGTAAACATAATAATAGCATCGGCTATTATTGGTGTTATAACTTTTATAATTTGCTTTGCTGGCGCCTTAATAGGTAACAGAATTGGCAGCAAGTGGGAAATACCATCTGCCATCGCAGGAGGCATTGTTCTCATCATCATAGGACTTAAAGTCTGCCTTGTCGGATAA
- the rplW gene encoding 50S ribosomal protein L23 — protein sequence MQLDARQIIIRPVISEQSYDQIENNVYTFEVAKSANKIEIAQAVEKIFGVTVEKVNTLNVKPKSKRLRYKQGLTRTWKKAMVTLAEGDTIEIFGA from the coding sequence ATGCAGCTCGATGCAAGACAAATCATTATTCGCCCTGTTATTTCAGAGCAATCATATGATCAAATTGAGAACAATGTTTACACATTTGAGGTTGCAAAATCAGCAAACAAGATTGAGATTGCTCAGGCAGTTGAGAAAATCTTTGGTGTAACTGTTGAAAAGGTGAACACCTTAAATGTCAAACCTAAGTCGAAGAGACTTCGCTACAAGCAAGGTCTAACCAGAACTTGGAAAAAAGCGATGGTAACTCTCGCTGAAGGCGACACAATCGAGATTTTTGGTGCATAA
- the rplD gene encoding 50S ribosomal protein L4 — protein sequence MATIEIKDAAGKASGEATLSDAVFGIEPNMHVMHRTVKAQRNAWRQGTAAVKNRSAVSGGGKKPWRQKGTGRARAGSSRSPIWRGGGVVFGPTPRSYAQKVNKKEIKLALKSALSAKAADNEIIVVKPFEFEKPSTKKATDILSALDCKDVRITLVIPNDAIDTYLSFRNLQNVDILPVNDINTYEVLDNKKLVIVDECLKYIEEVFA from the coding sequence ATGGCAACTATTGAAATTAAAGATGCTGCGGGCAAGGCAAGTGGCGAAGCTACGCTGTCCGATGCTGTTTTTGGCATCGAGCCTAACATGCATGTAATGCATCGCACTGTCAAAGCACAGCGCAATGCCTGGAGACAAGGAACTGCAGCTGTTAAGAATAGAAGTGCAGTTTCTGGCGGCGGTAAAAAGCCTTGGAGACAAAAAGGAACTGGTCGTGCTCGTGCTGGTTCATCTCGCTCTCCAATTTGGCGTGGCGGTGGTGTAGTATTTGGACCAACCCCTCGTTCATATGCTCAAAAAGTAAACAAGAAAGAGATAAAGCTTGCTCTTAAGAGTGCTCTTTCTGCAAAAGCTGCTGACAACGAAATTATTGTTGTAAAGCCTTTTGAATTTGAAAAGCCTTCTACAAAGAAAGCTACAGACATTTTGAGCGCACTTGATTGTAAAGATGTGAGAATCACTCTTGTTATTCCTAACGATGCAATTGACACATATCTTTCATTCAGAAACTTGCAAAATGTAGACATTTTGCCTGTTAACGACATCAACACATATGAAGTTCTTGACAACAAGAAGCTCGTAATCGTTGATGAATGCTTGAAATATATCGAGGAGGTGTTTGCATAA
- the rplC gene encoding 50S ribosomal protein L3: MINEIFGKKIGMTQIFNEEDKLVPVTVIKADPNVICQVKTVETDGYNALQLGFGEVKESKLNKPAAGHFKAQGVEPKKYLRETRVEDASAYHVGDTQTVEAFADVAKVDVTATSKGKGFAGVMKRYGFRGGPGGHGSHFHRAPASVGQCATPARVFKGKRLPGHMGCDTVTTRNLKVVRVDAEQNLILLRGAVPGGVNSVVRVRVARA; this comes from the coding sequence ATGATTAATGAGATTTTTGGTAAGAAAATTGGCATGACACAAATCTTCAATGAAGAAGACAAACTTGTTCCTGTCACAGTCATTAAAGCTGACCCAAATGTAATTTGCCAAGTAAAAACTGTTGAGACCGACGGTTACAATGCTTTGCAACTCGGATTTGGCGAGGTTAAAGAAAGCAAATTAAACAAGCCTGCTGCAGGCCATTTCAAGGCACAAGGTGTTGAGCCTAAAAAATATCTTCGTGAAACTCGCGTAGAAGACGCAAGCGCCTATCATGTAGGTGACACACAAACTGTCGAAGCATTTGCTGATGTTGCTAAAGTTGATGTTACTGCAACTTCAAAAGGCAAAGGTTTTGCTGGCGTTATGAAGAGATATGGCTTTAGAGGCGGCCCTGGTGGACATGGTTCACACTTCCACCGAGCACCTGCTTCTGTCGGTCAGTGCGCAACCCCTGCTCGTGTTTTTAAAGGTAAGAGACTTCCTGGTCACATGGGTTGTGATACCGTTACAACACGCAACCTTAAGGTTGTGCGCGTTGATGCTGAGCAAAACCTCATTTTGCTTCGCGGAGCTGTTCCTGGTGGCGTAAATTCTGTTGTTCGAGTTAGAGTTGCTCGCGCATAG
- the rpsJ gene encoding 30S ribosomal protein S10, translating into MAEKNIRIRLKGYDHELVDQSAKLIVETVEQTGAKISGPIPLPTERNLYCVIRSPHVNKDSREQFEIRTHKRLIDILEPTPNTVDSLIRLSLPAGVDIEIKL; encoded by the coding sequence GTGGCTGAAAAGAACATACGCATTCGTTTGAAAGGCTATGACCACGAGTTAGTTGATCAATCAGCAAAACTCATTGTGGAAACTGTCGAGCAAACTGGTGCAAAAATTTCTGGACCAATTCCGCTGCCAACGGAGCGCAACCTTTATTGCGTTATTCGTTCGCCGCATGTAAACAAAGACTCTCGCGAGCAGTTTGAGATCAGAACTCACAAGCGTCTGATTGACATCCTTGAGCCAACACCAAACACAGTTGACTCTTTGATTCGTCTTTCTCTTCCTGCTGGTGTTGACATCGAAATCAAACTTTAA